A window of the Gossypium hirsutum isolate 1008001.06 chromosome A05, Gossypium_hirsutum_v2.1, whole genome shotgun sequence genome harbors these coding sequences:
- the LOC107959548 gene encoding laccase-14: protein MGLVRWFVGVLFLSTLLLCSADVHHYEFFVRESKFKKMCNTSTLLVVNNSYPGPEIRVHRGDTVFVNVHNRGKYGFTIHWHGVKQPRNPWFDGPEFITQCPIRPRTNFTYKIILSEEIGTLWWHAHSDWTRSSVHGAIVILPAENETYPFPTPDGEQTIILESWYNGNLKKIIDKALASGTPPPQPDAYAINGHLGDTYGCPTDTIFRMEVDYKKTYLLRIINAAMNEQQFFTIMNHTLAVVALDASYVRRFKSDYILISPGQTMDVLISANRNAGQYYMATRPSSDSAVAPVDLITTGIFQYTNFVGGSNASLITLPAMNNTDAMLNFISRIRNTNVTQNPPINVPADTDINRRVFITLAVNDLPCKNSKCVVSDGFAASLNNVSFVYPHIDVLQAYYRNIRGVFAENFPFLPPEFYDFTGNLTGVVSAVEVGTRAICVNYGDAVEIVLQSTQMGAGGSHPIHLHGYSFYWVGAGLGNFNGETDPSTYNLVDPPLMNTIDVPGTGWVAIRFFANNPGVWYMHCHFERHTSWGMSTVLIVRNGSTIETSIRPRPSTMPRCHRT, encoded by the exons ATGGGTTTAGTGAGATGGTTTGTCGGGGTTTTATTTCTAAGCACTTTGCTCCTTTGCAGTGCTGATGTACATCACTATGAATTCTTT GTGCGAGAGTCAAAATTTAAGAAGATGTGCAACACATCGACTTTGCTGGTCGTAAATAATAGTTATCCAGGGCCTGAGATTCGGGTTCACAGAGGTGACACTGTCTTCGTTAATGTCCACAATCGTGGAAAGTATGGCTTCACCATTCACTG GCACGGTGTGAAACAACCAAGGAATCCATGGTTCGACGGTCCCGAGTTCATAACCCAGTGCCCGATCCGACCACGAACCAACTTCACCTACAAAATCATATTATCGGAGGAAATAGGAACCCTGTGGTGGCACGCACACAGTGACTGGACTCGCAGTTCCGTCCATGGCGCCATCGTCATTTTACCGGCCGAGAACGAAACTTATCCATTTCCCACGCCGGATGGGGAGCAAACAATCATACTTG AATCATGGTACAATGGGAACTTGAAGAAAATTATCGATAAAGCACTTGCATCCGGTACCCCTCCTCCCCAACCAGATGCTTATGCTATCAATGGACATTTAGGAGACACATATGGATGCCCAACTG ATACAATATTCCGCATGGAAGTTGATTATAAGAAGACATACCTTCTCCGCATAATCAATGCTGCAATGAACGAACAGCAATTCTTCACCATCATGAACCACACCCTCGCAGTTGTCGCCCTAGATGCCTCCTACGTTCGAAGGTTCAAGAGCGACTATATATTGATAAGCCCTGGCCAAACCATGGATGTTTTGATCTCTGCCAATCGAAACGCCGGCCAATATTACATGGCTACTAGGCCTTCCTCTGATTCCGCTGTCGCGCCCGTTGACTTGATTACTACCGGCATTTTTCAATATACAAACTTTGTGGGTGGATCGAATGCTTCCTTGATAACGTTGCCCGCAATGAACAATACGGATGCTATGCTTAACTTCATCAGCCGAATTCGGAACACGAATGTCACTCAGAATCCGCCGATAAATGTGCCGGCAGATACGGATATCAATAGACGAGTGTTCATTACACTCGCCGTTAACGACTTGCCTTGTAAAAACTCAAAGTGTGTTGTAAGTGACGGATTTGCTGCAAGTTTGAACAATGTCAGTTTTGTTTACCCACATATTGACGTTCTCCAAGCATACTACag GAACATCAGAGGTGTTTTCGCCGAAAATTTTCCGTTTCTTCCACCAGAATTCTATGATTTCACTGGAAACTTGACTGGTGTAGTTTCTGCAGTTGAGGTAGGGACGAGGGCTATTTGTGTAAATTATGGGGATGCAGTTGAGATAGTGCTGCAATCAACCCAGATGGGTGCTGGTGGAAGTCACCCAATCCATTTGCACGGTTACAGCTTCTATTGGGTGGGAGCTGGGCTTGGAAATTTCAACGGTGAGACAGACCCAAGCACTTACAATCTGGTTGATCCACCACTCATGAACACTATCGACGTTCCCGGTACAGGATGGGTTGCCATCAGATTTTTTGCTAACAATCCCG GGGTGTGGTATATGCATTGCCATTTCGAAAGACATACTAGCTGGGGAATGAGCACTGTTTTGATTGTGAGGAACGGTAGCACCATTGAAACCAGCATCCGCCCACGGCCATCTACCATGCCTCGTTGTCATCGAACCTAG